A stretch of Rhodobacter sp. 24-YEA-8 DNA encodes these proteins:
- a CDS encoding sigma-54-dependent Fis family transcriptional regulator: MQTDIEHIREIETALHHGSETRDPVVVQSWLRCLKKHGLDPAARGEAYILPDAALRQHRQRSEDLIRIARSGIDDLYKLVAGQNYVLLLADAAGVTVEYLGEETQKDALRRSGLYLGAEWSEARAGTCALGACIETGEPLIIHQSDHFDISHTGLSCTAAPIYDTAGQLAAVLDISLLSSPLIRTSQSLALNLVRQTARRIEMANIMAESRTDWVLRLAGSPDFLDVDPEAALRLDEGGRVIGMTNGAARLMARSLGEDWRRGASLIGRPIEEIFNLDCSGLERLTRQHEARDRLIETRDGYRLFAHAIEPRRALVTHTVPAPRLTAELSELAGTDTVMQEVVGQAMVLARSDMPMLIEGPCGSGKSALARAIHAAGRRGPLITVACETITGEEAAVLFGRGELRSYEPGLISAADHGTLVLDNPEQLPAALRARLASLLVTRRFRPIGAMRERESSARIIVTSRGLGANGAPREEFHHRLAATRLVLPGLSARQDIMAIARKLFTAAFGSGVTFDLPAAALLTGHKWEGNLHEMEALARSIAATGGLVADKLLIGAEHFPAHMRGQGGDAGPGSAAMLSHLLAENGWNISAVAALLQVDRATVHRRMARLGLKRQAKPVARRVNR, translated from the coding sequence ATGCAGACCGATATCGAGCATATCCGCGAGATCGAGACCGCCTTGCATCACGGCAGCGAGACCCGCGATCCCGTCGTGGTGCAAAGCTGGCTGCGATGCCTGAAAAAGCACGGGCTTGATCCTGCCGCGCGGGGCGAAGCCTATATCCTTCCGGACGCGGCCCTGCGCCAGCACCGCCAGCGCTCGGAGGATCTGATCCGGATCGCGCGCTCTGGTATCGATGATCTTTATAAACTGGTCGCCGGGCAGAATTATGTGCTGCTGCTCGCGGATGCCGCCGGTGTCACCGTCGAATATCTGGGAGAGGAGACGCAGAAAGACGCGCTGCGCCGGTCCGGGCTGTATCTCGGCGCGGAATGGTCCGAGGCCCGCGCTGGCACCTGTGCGCTTGGCGCCTGTATCGAGACCGGCGAGCCGCTGATCATTCATCAGAGCGACCATTTCGATATCAGCCATACCGGACTGTCCTGCACCGCTGCGCCGATCTATGACACGGCGGGGCAGCTGGCGGCGGTTCTTGATATCTCGCTGCTTTCCTCGCCGTTGATCCGCACCAGCCAGAGCCTTGCGCTTAACCTGGTGCGCCAGACTGCGCGGCGGATCGAGATGGCGAATATCATGGCGGAAAGTCGCACCGACTGGGTTCTGCGCCTGGCCGGCAGCCCGGATTTTCTGGATGTCGATCCCGAAGCCGCGTTGCGTCTTGACGAAGGGGGCAGGGTGATCGGGATGACCAATGGCGCGGCCCGGCTGATGGCGCGCAGCCTTGGCGAGGACTGGCGGCGCGGCGCATCGCTGATCGGCCGCCCCATCGAAGAGATTTTCAATCTCGATTGCTCTGGCCTCGAACGGCTGACCCGCCAGCATGAGGCCCGTGACCGGCTGATTGAAACCCGCGACGGCTACCGCCTCTTTGCCCATGCAATCGAGCCACGTCGCGCACTGGTCACGCATACCGTTCCGGCGCCCCGTCTGACGGCCGAACTCAGCGAGCTTGCAGGCACTGACACGGTGATGCAGGAGGTGGTCGGGCAGGCAATGGTCCTTGCGCGCAGCGATATGCCGATGCTGATCGAGGGGCCCTGCGGCAGCGGAAAATCGGCACTGGCGCGCGCGATTCATGCTGCGGGCCGGCGCGGTCCGCTGATCACCGTGGCCTGTGAGACGATCACCGGTGAAGAGGCCGCGGTGCTGTTCGGGCGCGGCGAACTGCGCAGCTATGAACCCGGTCTGATCAGCGCGGCGGATCATGGCACATTGGTGCTCGATAATCCGGAACAATTGCCCGCCGCGCTTCGGGCAAGGCTCGCGAGCCTGCTGGTCACGCGCCGCTTTCGTCCCATCGGCGCAATGCGGGAACGCGAGTCGAGCGCGCGCATCATCGTCACCAGCCGGGGCCTTGGCGCCAATGGTGCCCCGCGTGAGGAGTTTCACCACAGGCTGGCGGCAACCCGGCTGGTGCTGCCGGGCCTTTCCGCGCGCCAGGACATCATGGCGATCGCGAGAAAGCTGTTTACTGCCGCCTTCGGATCCGGCGTGACCTTTGATCTTCCGGCGGCCGCGCTGCTGACGGGCCATAAATGGGAGGGCAATCTGCATGAGATGGAAGCGCTTGCCCGAAGTATCGCGGCGACGGGCGGGCTGGTGGCAGACAAGCTCCTGATCGGGGCAGAGCATTTTCCCGCCCATATGCGGGGGCAGGGCGGCGATGCCGGCCCGGGTTCGGCTGCGATGCTCAGCCATCTCCTGGCCGAGAATGGCTGGAACATTTCTGCGGTCGCCGCTTTGTTGCAGGTTGACCGGGCGACGGTGCATCGCAGGATGGCGCGGCTTGGCCTGAAACGTCAGGCAAAGCCGGTCGCGCGGCGGGTCAACCGCTAG